Proteins from a single region of Orcinus orca chromosome 20, mOrcOrc1.1, whole genome shotgun sequence:
- the NLRP8 gene encoding NACHT, LRR and PYD domains-containing protein 8, producing the protein MSDVSWDSDSSPLSSSPPSPPPSSAHSPSFFPSSSSSAFPFKDGVMLYMVYLSKENLQRFKQLLVEESPRPGSLQISWDQLKTARWAEVVHLLIESFPGRLAWEVTHDIFAKMDQAELCLRVQMELNDILPNLEPEALNPRETQMNLEEDEADKLREYRLHLMNEYSTLRNSTAWPGNHMDFFYQDLHREETFLPCLLLPRKPQGRQPKTVVLQGVAGVGKTSLAKKVMLEWAENKFYAHKLWNAFYFHCQEMDQLDEQSFAELIARKLSGSRALASKIISKADQLLLFFDGFEELTSTLIDRPEDLSEDWSQKVPWSVLLTSLLSKRMLPGATLIIFLRFTSWKNLNPFLKCPSLITLTGFSVPERSRYFRTYFRNKREADEALSFVMGNTILFSMCQVPVICWMVCSCLKQQMERGANLLHTFPNATAVFVHFLSSLFPTRVRDLFNKTHQEQLKGLCSLAAEGMWERRWVFNKRDLNLARLDETDVETFLSANIFRRVVGNRDLYAFAHLSFQEFFAALLYVLCFPRRLRNFHVLDRFHVLRLIAHPGRKRNHLAQMALFLFGLLNDTCALAVERVFGCKVSLGNKKKLLKVAAGPHECDPPTPHHGVPQLFHCLHEIREEVFVSQILNNYRKAALVISRSKDVQVSAFCLKFCRRLQELELTITLIITRASRLYPDPLPASGPEGSDRCYLWWQDFCSVFRTHESLEVLAVTNSTMDPDSVKVLSTALKHPRCKLQKLIFRHVSPLVLNEDLIRVLVENQYLRYLEIQDTEVRCQVMEFLCNALKHPQCFLQCLRLEDCPFSPRNWADLARNLKNNVHLKTLMLKRSSLERFEPCHHLPVAQLEKLSLENCDLTSLSCKSLISSLASNKNLTHLSLAKNALKDDGAKQLWNALQCSQYPLQRLVLRNCALTSECCPDMASALDKNKNLRSLDLGFNSLKDDGLILLCQALMNPDSGLQILELDKCLFTSVCCQAMASVLLNNQTLRYLDLSKNDIGFGGILHLREAVRKRKWGSEVSL; encoded by the exons ATGAGTGACGTGAGCTGGGATTCTGACTCTTCCCCCCtctcttcctcacctccttctCCCCCCCCTTCCTCCGCTCACTCGCCTTCTTTCTTcccatcctcttcctcctccgcCTTCCCTTTCAAAGACGGAGTCATGCTGTACATGGTCTATTTAAGCAAGGAGAATCTCCAGAGGTTCAAGCAGCTTTTAGTGGAAGAGAGCCCCAGACCTGGCTCTCTCCAGATCAGCTGGGACCAGCTGAAGACAGCCCGGTGGGCGGAGGTGGTTCACCTCCTAATCGAGTCCTTCCCTGGACGCCTCGCTTGGGAGGTGACTCACGACATCTTCGCCAAGATGGACCAGGCAGAACTGTGCCTTCGGGTACAGATGGAGCTGAATG ACATTTTACCTAACTTGGAACCAGAGGCCTTGAACCcaagagaaacacaaatgaacttgGAGGAAGATGAGGCTG ATAAATTACGGGAGTACAGACTGCACCTGATGAATGAATATTCGACCCTACGGAACAGCACCGCTTGGCCTGGGAACCACATGGACTTCTTTTACCAAGACCTACACAGAGAAGAGACATTCTTACCCTGTCTACTTCTTCCCAGAAAACCTCAAGGAAGACAGCCCAAGACTGTGGTTCTTCAGGGGGTCGCCGGGGTTGGAAAAACAAGCCTGGCCAAAAAAGTGATGTTAGAATGGGCAGAAAACAAGTTCTATGCCCACAAGCTCTGGAACGCTTTCTACTTCCATTGCCAGGAGATGGACCAGTTGGACGAGCAGAGCTTCGCTGAGCTCATTGCACGCAAGTTGTCCGGGTCTCGGGCTCTGGCATCCAAGATCATATCCAAAGCAGACCAGCTTCTGCTCTTCTTTGATGGTTTTGAGGAACTAACCTCAACCCTCATAGATAGACCAGAGGACCTGAGTGAAGACTGGAGCCAGAAGGTGCCCTGGTCTGTCCTCCTGACCAGTTTGCTGAGCAAAAGAATGCTCCCCGGGGCCACGCTAATCATCTTCCTGAGGTTCACCTCTTGGAAGAACTTGAATCCCTTTCTGAAATGCCCGTCTCTGATAACCCTTACAGGGTTTAGTGTGCCTGAGAGATCCAGGTATTTCAGGACATACTTCAGAAACAAGCGCGAAGCTGATGAAGCCTTGAGTTTTGTCATGGGAAACACGATTCTCTTCTCCATGTGCCAGGTCCCTGTCATCTGCTGGATGGTATGTTCTTGTCTGAAACAGCAGATGGAGAGAGGAGCAAATCTCCTGCACACATTTCCAAATGCCACAGCTGTATTCGTCCACTTTCTTTCCAGCTTGTTTCCAACCAGGGTTAGAGACCTTTTCAATAAGACTCACCAAGAACAATTGAAAGGTCTGTGCTCCTTGGCCGCAGAGGGTATGTGGGAAAGGAGATGGGTGTTTAATAAGAGAGATCTCAATCTGGCCAGACTGGATGAAACAGACGTCGAGACTTTTCTCAGCGCGAATATTTTTCGAAGGGTGGTGGGCAACAGAGACCTTTACGCCTTTGCCCACTTGAGCTTCCAGGAATTTTTTGCTGCCTTGTTGTATGTTCTCTGCTTCCCACGAAGACTCAGAAATTTCCATGTGTTGGACCGGTTCCATGTCCTACGTCTGATAGCACATCCCGGAAGAAAGAGAAACCATCTCGCCCAGATGGCTCTTTTTTTATTTGGCCTTTTAAATGACACGTGCGCTCTAGCCGTGGAGCGGGTGTTCGGATGCAAGGTGTCCTTGGGCAACAAGAAGAAATTGCTGAAAGTTGCAGCCGGGCCACATGAATGTGACCCACCAACCCCGCACCACGGGGTCCCACAGCTCTTCCACTGTCTGCATGAAATCCGGGAGGAGGTATTTGTGAGTCAGATCCTAAACAACTATCGTAAAGCTGCTTTGGTCATCAGCAGAAGTAAAGATGTGCAAGTGTCTGCCTTTTGCCTCAAGTTCTGTCGACGTTTGCAGGAGTTAGAGCTGACGATCACCCTGATCATCACCAGAGCGAGCAGGCTCTACCCGGATCCCCTTCCTGCCTCTGG ACCAGAGGGCAGTGATAGGTGTTATCTCTGGTGGCAAGACTTCTGCTCTGTGTTTAGGACACATGAGAGTTTGGAAGTCCTGGCTGTGACAAACAGTACTATGGACCCTGATTCAGTGAAGGTCCTTTCTACAGCACTGAAACACCCACGCTGTAAACTGCAAAAACTGAT CTTTAGGCATGTGAGCCCCCTCGTGTTGAATGAAGACTTAATCAGGGTTTTGGTGGAAAACCAGTACCTGAGATACTTGGAAATACAAGACACGGAAGTGAGATGCCAGGTCATGGAGTTTCTGTGCAATGCCTTGAAACACCCCCAGTGTTTTCTACAGTGTCTGAG GTTGGAAGATTGCCCTTTCAGCCCGAGAAATTGGGCTGATCTCGCCAGGAATCTCAAAAACAATGTTCACCTGAAGACTCTAATGCTGAAACGTAGCTCCCTGGAGAGGTTTGAGCCATGTCACCACCTGCCAGTGGCCCAACTGGAGAAGCTGTC GTTGGAGAATTGTGACCTCACGTCACTTTCCTGCAAAAGTCTTATCTCTTCTCTTGCGAGTAACAAGAATCTGACCCATTTGAGCTTGGCAAAAAATGCCTTGAAGGACGATGGGGCGAAACAGCTTTGGAATGCCTTGCAATGCTCTCAGTATCCTCTGCAGAGGCTGGT GCTGAGAAATTGTGCCTTGACCTCTGAGTGCTGTCCGGATATGGCTTCTGctcttgataaaaataaaaacctgagaAGTCTGGACCTTGGTTTTAACAGCCTGAAGGACGACGGGCTTATCCTGCTCTGTCAGGCCCTGATGAACCCTGACTCTGGCCTACAGATTCTTGA GCTGGACAAGTGCCTGTTCACCTCCGTCTGCTGCCAGGCCATGGCTTCTGTGCTCCTCAACAACCAAACTCTGAGATACCTGGACTTGAGCAAGAACGACATCGGGTTCGGGGGCATCCTCCACCTGCGTGAGGCCGTCAGGAAGAGGAAGTGGGGATCTGAGGTCTCTCTGTAA